In Labrys monachus, the genomic stretch GGTCCTGGCTGCCGGTCCAGTCGACGGCCGCCCCTTGGATGTGTTCATCGCCGGGGACGACTCTCAGGCGAAGGCGCATGTCTCAGCCTTCATCGAGAGCCTCGGTCTGCGCCCCATGGACGCCGGGCAGCTGACCATGGCGCGGACGCTGGAGCACGCCTGCATGCTGTGGCTGGGGCTCATGACCCACTCCATCAAACACCCCAACTTCTCGATCGGCGTCAGCCTCCTCGTCTGAGGACACGCGCCATCCCTTCTCGCATCCCTTCGCCCACAAAGAGCCATATCATGCACGTATTCGTTACCGGCGGGACCGGCCATTCCGGTCCGTATATCATTTCCGACCTCATTGCAGCCGGTCACCAGGTCACTGCCCTTGCCCGGTCGGACAAGTCCGCAGAGGCGGTGTCTGCGCTTGGCGCCAAGGTGCGTCGCGGCGACCTCGATGATCTCGACGGGCTAAAAGCGGCGGCAGCGGAGTCCGACGGTGTCATTCACGTCGCGCACCGGCAAGACCTGCTTCCCACCGGAGGCCTCGACGCGGTGGCTGCCGCCGAGCAGACGATCATGCTCGCATATGGCGAGGCACTGAAGGGGACCGGAAAGCCGCTGGTCACGTCTGGGAGCATCGGCTCGCCGGGCTGGGAACATCTCGGCCGTCCAGCCACCGAGGAGGATCCCACCCTCTCTGGCGGCGAGAAGTTCAAGGGCACCCTGCGGGTTCGTAACATCGTCGAAACGACCGTGCTCGGTCTCGCTGAGCAAGGCGTGCGGTCCTCGGTGGTGCGCATTCCCACGATCATGCACAGCACGACCGACAATGCCGGCTTCCTCCCGATACTGATCGGGCTTGCGAAGGAGAAGGGCGTGGTCGGCTATCCCGGCGACGGCAAGAACAATTGGTCGGCCGTGCACGCCCGCGACCTCGCCGCCGTGTTCCGTCTGGCGCTGGAGAAGAGCCCCGCCGGCAGGAATTGGCATGCGGTTGCCGACGAGGCCATTCCGTTCCGCGAGATCGCCGAAGCCATCGGCAGCCGCTTGAAACTGCCGGCCGTGCCGATTCCCGCGGATGAGCTGATGCTGCCGGGCTTTTTCGGGTTC encodes the following:
- a CDS encoding SDR family oxidoreductase, whose product is MHVFVTGGTGHSGPYIISDLIAAGHQVTALARSDKSAEAVSALGAKVRRGDLDDLDGLKAAAAESDGVIHVAHRQDLLPTGGLDAVAAAEQTIMLAYGEALKGTGKPLVTSGSIGSPGWEHLGRPATEEDPTLSGGEKFKGTLRVRNIVETTVLGLAEQGVRSSVVRIPTIMHSTTDNAGFLPILIGLAKEKGVVGYPGDGKNNWSAVHARDLAAVFRLALEKSPAGRNWHAVADEAIPFREIAEAIGSRLKLPAVPIPADELMLPGFFGFLANLVKLDVAASSAITRQTLGWEPTQPGLLADLDNGHYFPAS